In the Cucurbita pepo subsp. pepo cultivar mu-cu-16 chromosome LG17, ASM280686v2, whole genome shotgun sequence genome, AcaagaatttaattatttgtggCTGTCTTCATTCGTGGGATGAATTTTATAGCTTGAATTCGTTAAAATTCGATATATCTTAAACCCAAAGGTACTGATCCAAAACCCCACCCAGATACCCAACTAAGCAGCCGATTCCAAAGATGAACAGCAGCCTCCGGCTGTTCCCGACGTGTCCGTGCTCAGCCCGACTACTCACAATTCCAAAGCCATCTTCGTTGGTTTTCATTGACAATCCAAGCCACTTTCCGCATTTGAAGCCAGCGAAGAGGAAGCAGCAATTAGCATCGTGTACCAGTTATGAAGTCGGTGGAGGTTATCCAGAGGAGCAATTGGATATGCAAGAGAGAAGACGATCCAGAAAAGAAGGGAATCCGAAAATGGACACCTCCGAGTACGAAGCTCTCCTCAAAGGAGGCGACCAAGTCACCTCTGTTCTTGAAGAGATGATTCTCATCGTAagttctttcttattttcctGTTCAGATTTTCGCTTTCTGGTTTTATTGAACGGATTATAGACGTTTCTGGATGGATTTAACGCAATGATCTGAGAATTGAAAGCTTATATAGTAGTGTAGGGCTGAAACTCAGCTGACTGATGGGTTaataagagaagaagaattgCTTACAGATAGTATAATAGCGACATGTATCAATTATTATGTTAGTGTACCAGTGATGAGTAACAGATAAATGTATTAGGTAGTTGTTTTCCCTTAGCTTCCCGCTCAAGCTGGAGGAGCACAAGAACGGTCAGCTTGGTTCGAAATTCCAACCTAACCAATTGAACTATGCTTGGGTTGGGATTTGCATTCAAAGAGACATGTCTGGTGTCATTGGTCTTGGACATGGCTTGACACCTTCCTtctaacagcccaagtccacaaGTCCactattagcagatattatcctctttaggctttccctcaaggttttaaaatttgtctattagggagaggtttccacacccttataagaaatgtttcgttctcatcccaaccaatatgggatctcacaatccacccccttgggggcccaacatcctcactaacacaccgcccagtgtctgtctctaataccatttgtaacagcccaagcccactactagcagatatagtcctctttgagctttcccttttgggcttcccctcaaaatgttttaaaatgagtcCACTAGGTTGTGGGGAGAGgattccacacctttataaagaatgcttcgctCCTatttccaactgatgtgggatctcacacatctTCTGTCCTTGCtctttttaatgattaatttGCATATAGTGTTTTCAAGGCAGAGCATGGGCTTGCCTTTCACCTACATGGCCCTGTACTAGACACATGGCATGCTCATTCAGGGGTGAATCATGGTGACGAGGTGATGCCATTTGAACTCGAAGCAACCGGTAGCaagattcaataaaaaaaacttccaTCAATTCAAAATTCCTTGAGAAATCAATGTGCGTTATTGTATTCtagttattaaaattttggtacTACTAACAACTAACTTTCTACTCTCTGTCTGGATTTGTTATTGTTGTCTCAGTTGGAAGATACAAATACTGATGAAGCATCTGAAGAGATAGCGTTGCAGTTGGCTGCACAAGGAGTCATAGGTAAAAGGGTTGATGAGATGGAGTCAGGCTTTATGATGGCCTTAGACTACATGATCCAGATTGCCGAAAGGGACCAAGATGATAAGGTCAACTCCGTCTTAAATTCTCTACATTCCTTAGCCTTGATATGaagctttatttttattattattattatcttttttggcATATCGAAGCTTAAAACTTtctattaaaatgaaaataaggaGTTCAAAAGTAGGTAGTGAAAGGACAACTAATTAAGTTTGGTTTAAATTGCCCAAGTTTACAATCACTTTATGAGTTGTCTTTAAAAAGGTTGAAATATTATAGAGGTGACTGCTACTCAACCCAAAAGCTTAAGTGGATAGATTACaaccaatttaattatttattcatattttaattatgagattccacattggttggagaggagaacggagcattccttataagggtgtggaaacctctccctagtagacgcgttttaaaaccgtgaggctgacggcgatacgtaacaggctaatacggataatatctgctagtggtgggtttggaatattacaaatggtatcagaggcagacACCGGgggatgtgccagtgaggacgttgggtctccaagggggtggattgtgagatcccacatcggttggagaggggaacaaagcattccttataagggtgtggaaacctctccctagtagacgtgttttaaaaccatgaggctgatagCAATACGTAGCAGGGAAATAGAAGAGATATTGGATGTGGACATGTACTAGGATGGTTAAGTATTATATTCCTGTCAATGGTAAGCTAAGAGGAAACATTCTTGCTCCTAGAAATTTTTGGCAAGGAGACCCTCGAGAGATTTAGGTAATGACGAATTCCACGTCTTGCATCTCCGCTTAGCTAATGAGACCTGTTGTGGGTGGGAGGTTTTGAACTCATctgtttatttctttctttttcattcattgAAGTAATGTATTTTACCCTATTGTTTCTATTCAGCGCAAGGCAATACTGGAGGTGGTCAAGGAGACAGTTCTATCTCATCTCACAAAAAAATGCCCGCCGCATGTAAGAAcattattttgaagaaaaacgCGTTCTATTCTATTCACGCTTCATCAAAATCATGCTTCGAAAAAGATTATGAGCTAAACAGTAAACTAGCCGTTCTTTGATTTATAGGTTCAAGTGGTCGGCCTACTTTGTCGGACTCCATTGAAAGAAAGCAGACACGAGCTACTTCGTAGAGTGGCTGCTGGGGGTGGCGCGTTTAAAAGTAAGAATGGCACCAAGGTTCATATCCCGGGAGCAAATCTTAACGACATAGCCAACCAAGCTGATGATTTGGTTGAGGTAATTACTGAAAGCAATCTTTTGAATGTGGGAAATATCATATCCGGGTCCCATGTCTGTGTCTATGCTTTTGTTAGTTACTATATCTTgcctacattttttttttggtcttacaactttttaagttttgaatGCCACTTTTACTGATTAGAAGAAGTATTATGGACCTTAAATATTGGAAAATAGTGTTCTAATGAAACTATTctcgttcaaaattattttaaagactATGGAAACTCGGCCAGTTGTGCCTGATCGGAAACTGCTTGCGAGGCTCGTTCTGATTAGAGAAGAGGCTCGGAATATGATGGGAGGGGGAATCCTGGATGAACGAAATGATCGTGGTCTAAGTACTCTTCCTGAATCAGAGGTATGAAATATTGCATGCATTTTATGAAACTTCACATAACATCGCTTGATCTGATGGTTACATACATCCTTATTCTATGATTCTATCAACTTAGTTGAACTCTAAAATATTCCAAGTTAGTGAGCTCCGATTGGATGCTACAATATACAAGTTCTAGGAAGTCATTAAAActcatttgtaaccgctcaagtcCAAGTTCAAGTCCAAGCcgaagctcactgctagcagatattgtcctttttagattttttctttcgggcttcccctcaagaatttttaaacgcgtctgctaggagaagtttccacattcttataaagaatgctttctTCTCATCCCctaccgatatgggatctcagaatccaccccccttcagagcttagcgtcctcgctagcactcgttcccttctccgatcgatgtgggacccctcatTCCACTCCTTttggggcctagtgtccttgctgccacaccgcctcatgtccaccccctttggggctcagcttcctcgctggcacatcgctcggtgtatggctctgataccatttgtaacagcccaagtccaccgctagtagattttgttctctttgggcttcccctcaaggtttttaaaacgcgtatgctagggagaggtttccacacccttataaaggatgttttgttctccttctcaaccg is a window encoding:
- the LOC111778107 gene encoding protein PEP-RELATED DEVELOPMENT ARRESTED 1, chloroplastic; amino-acid sequence: MNSSLRLFPTCPCSARLLTIPKPSSLVFIDNPSHFPHLKPAKRKQQLASCTSYEVGGGYPEEQLDMQERRRSRKEGNPKMDTSEYEALLKGGDQVTSVLEEMILILEDTNTDEASEEIALQLAAQGVIGKRVDEMESGFMMALDYMIQIAERDQDDKRKAILEVVKETVLSHLTKKCPPHVQVVGLLCRTPLKESRHELLRRVAAGGGAFKSKNGTKVHIPGANLNDIANQADDLVETMETRPVVPDRKLLARLVLIREEARNMMGGGILDERNDRGLSTLPESEVNFLTKLVALKPGNVVEEMIKNVMLGKDEGADDLGDDEEDTSRAGGQRASRGIAGRESVSGRKPLPVRPGMFLETVSKVLGGIYSGNESGVTAQHLEWVHQKTLHILEEIAF